The nucleotide window CGGAGCTGCGCCGGCGCCTACTGGCGCGGCTGCACGAGATCTATCCCGAGACCGCCGCCGCACGGATCGTGGGGGAAACGACGCTGTGGCGCCAGGACTGCCCGCGATTCGCTCCCGGCGACTTCGCGCGCCGACCCGGTGTGCTCACACCGGTTCCCGGACTCGTGCTCGCCGGTGACGGCATCCGCGTCGACCTACCGGTGGCCTTGATGGAACGCGCCGCGACCACCGGATGGCTCGCGGCCAACGCGCTGCTCGACCGGCACGGCGGTGCCGGCCACGACTTGCAGACAGTCCCGGCCCGCGGGCGCTCGGCGGCGCTGCGGACATTGGCCACCCTCGGAAGGCACGATCGATGAAAAAGTCGCCGCTGCAACGTTTCTCACCGCAGACCTGGTCGCGCCAAGACCCCACCTACGATACCGCCGATCCCGCGCTGATCGCGGCGGCGCTGCGCTGGTCGCAGCGCCGCCCGTCGGGCAATTGGTACGCCATCGCCGCCAGTCGTCAGATCCGTGCCGATCGGCCCTTCGCCACCACAGTCGGCGGCGTGGAGATCGTGGCCTGGCGTGATGGGGGCGGCGGCCTGCATATCGGTCCCGGCGCCTGCCCGCACCTGGGGGCGGATCTGGGGACCGCCGAGGTCGAGGACGCCGCGTTGATCTGCCGGTGGCACGGGATGCGGGTCGGCGCCGGGGGTTCCGCGCGCTGGAGCCCTTACCCCGCCCATGACGATGGCGTGCTGGCGTGGGTGCGCCTGGACAAGCTGGGCGGCGAGGAGCCCACCGCCACACCGATTCTCGGGGCCCGGCCGGTCGATGCCACCGTGCACGCGGTGACCCGTTTGGTCGGCGTATGCGAGCCACGCGACATCATCGCCAACCGCCTCGACCCCTGGCACGGATCCTGGTTCCATCCCTATTCGTTCGCCCGCTTGACCGTGACCCAGGCCCCGCCACGGCACGACATCACCGAAGACAACCACCGATTCCTGCTGAACGTGACCTTCCGGGTGACGCGAAAACTCGGCGTGCCGGTCGAAGCGGAATTCACCTGCCCGGACCCGCGGACCATCATCATGCGCATCACCTCCGGTGAGGGGACGGGCAGCGTGGTCGAAACGCACGCCACCCCGCTGGGGCCCGGCCCGGACGGCCGCGAGCTGACCTCCGTCATCGAAGCCGTTGTCGCACATTCGGACCGGCCGGGATTCCGGCACGCACGGCGGGTGCTGCCGCTGCTGCGCCCCGCCATGCGGTACACGGCGGAACGCCTGTGGCGCGACGATCTCGTCTACGCCGAGCGCCGCTACGCAGTGCGCGTCCGGCAGCGCTGAGGCCCGCCTCGTTGCCGGCCGGCGTCATTTCTCCCTGATCGGATTGGCGAAGTCAGCCCGCTTGAGGTGGCAGCCGGTGGTCGCCGAGATAACCGTAGCCTTCTGGCTGCCGACTTTGATCACGGTGCCGATGTCAGGGTTGGAAAACCAGATGTCGTGATTGCCCGGCGTTCCCGGGACGCTGTTGATGTCCTGCATGACCGCTGGATTGCTGGCCCCGACCTTTGCGACGATCTCATTCACGCGGCCGAC belongs to Nocardia sp. XZ_19_385 and includes:
- a CDS encoding DUF5914 domain-containing protein gives rise to the protein MKKSPLQRFSPQTWSRQDPTYDTADPALIAAALRWSQRRPSGNWYAIAASRQIRADRPFATTVGGVEIVAWRDGGGGLHIGPGACPHLGADLGTAEVEDAALICRWHGMRVGAGGSARWSPYPAHDDGVLAWVRLDKLGGEEPTATPILGARPVDATVHAVTRLVGVCEPRDIIANRLDPWHGSWFHPYSFARLTVTQAPPRHDITEDNHRFLLNVTFRVTRKLGVPVEAEFTCPDPRTIIMRITSGEGTGSVVETHATPLGPGPDGRELTSVIEAVVAHSDRPGFRHARRVLPLLRPAMRYTAERLWRDDLVYAERRYAVRVRQR